Within the Beduinella massiliensis genome, the region CGATGCTGCGAGCGCGCCCTCGACCGACGGGTGCACCGTGAGCGCCGGGGCGTCCGGCGCGGTGAGCTCCGTGGACGTGCTCCCCGGCGCGCAGGTCTATCAGGGCCAGCTGCTCTGCCGCATCGCCGACCTCACACGGCTGGAGCTGAGCGCCGAGATGGACGAGGTCTACCTCTCCGGCGTCAAGGTGGGCGATACGCTGGCCTTCGAGCTGGACGCCTTCCCCGGGGAGCAGATGAAGGGCACGGTCACGGAGATTCGGCCGCTGGGCGAGAGCCGGCAGAACGCCGCCTACTACGACGTGCGCATCAGCCTGCCCGAAAACCGCGATCTGCTTCCGGGCATGAGCGCGACCGTTTACATCGGCGCATAAGCCGCCGCGCACAGCAAAAGCCTGGAGGTCGAAAAACGCCCTTCAGGCTACTGGCCATCGACTTTGTCGATGGCCTCGTGCAAAATGAAGGTTCATTTTGCACGAATGTCACGGGTCATGTTTTCCTCCGCAAACGCTACGCATTTGACTACGGAAAACGCCCCGCCCGACCGGCAAAGCCGGTCGATACGATTTCATATGAAGGGGAAGTCTCCCCTTCATGCATCCCCTTTTACAAGACGATACTTTGTCAACGGTCTGAAGCCTGGAGGGCGAAAAACGCCCTTCAGGCTTTTTTGGGTCGTTCCCTGTCCGCCCCTTCGCACGCGCCTCAACCCAGGCTCGTAAACAGGTTGGCCCGGCCCACGCCGTCCGCGTGGACGTACACGTCCATGAACTCCACGCCGTCCTTCTGATAGACCCGCTCAAAACAGGGCAGGGGGGCGCCGGACGTGTTTTCCTTAAAGCCGTTGCAGTTCAGGTAGTCCAGCAGGAGCTTGTAGGCGTGCGGAATCCGCTCGAAAGCCGCCTTAAACGGTTCGCGGATGGAGATGACGGCGTACACGGCGTCGTCCTGCCGGGCGATCTCCGCCCCGCCGCACGCGGGTTCAAAGCCGTCCGGCAGGATGCAGGCGAGCGCGTAGCCGCGCAGGCCGAAACGGTTCTTCTGCTCCGCCGAGACGAAGGGGAAGTCCCAGCCGATCCGCTCCCCCGAGCCGCCTTGGTACGCTTCAAGGCCGCTTGCGCGCGCCCAGGCGTCCAGACAGGCGCGCACGTCATTCTCCGGGTTGGGGCTGATGACGACGTAGCGTGCCATGCGGAAAGCCTTTACCGTTTCCAGCCGCACGTCCGAATACGCGTCGTGCCGGGCCGCCATGTCCTCGCGCAGCAACGCATCCAGCTTGCAGGAGAAGATGCCGCACAGCTCGATGAGCTTGCCCACCTCCGGATAGGCCTCGTCCGCCTCCCATTTGGACACGGTCTGACGGGATACCCCCATGCGCTCCGCGAGCTTCTCCTGCGTCATGCCGCCATGCGTCCTGCGCAGATACTGTAAATTCGCACCGAATGCCATCCTGCAGCCTCCCTCAATTCAGCGATCTTTCCGGCATTATAGCAGGCCGCGGGCCCGCTGTCCATCAACCGCAGATTGCCCTTTCGCGCGGGCTTGTCGGGCCGCGGTTGCGGGCGGTCAGTGCCGCCGCCTTTAAACAGCCGCTTCCCCTCATGCATCTCTCAAGAGAACAAAAAAGAACGGCTCCCCAAGGAACCGTTCCTGAAAACTTTTCTTACTTGCCGAAGTAGCGGTTCAGCAGGCCCTCGAACGCCTTGCCGTGGCGGGCTTCGTCGCGCGCCATCTCGTGCACGGTGTCGTGGATCGCGTCCAGACCCAGCGCCTTCGCCTTCTTGGCCAGCTCGGTCTTGCCCATGGTGGCGCCGTTCTCCGCCTCGACGCGGACGGTGAGGTTCTCCTTGGTAGAGGGGCTCACGACCTCGCCCAGCAGCTCCGCGAACTTCGCGGCGTGCTCCGCCTCTTCAAACGCGGCCTTTTCCCAGTAGAGGCCGATTTCGGGATATCCCTCGCGGTGCGCGGCGCGGGCCATCGCCAGGTACATGCCCACCTCGGTGCACTCTCCGACGAAGTTCGCGCGCAGGCCTTCCTTGATCTCCTCGTCCACGTCCTTGGCCACGCCGATCACGTGCTCGGACGCCCAGACCTTACCCTGCGCCTGCTCGATGAACTTGGAACCGGCGACGCCGCACACCGGGCACTTCTCGGGCGGGCAATCGCCCTCATGGACATAACCACAAACCGGGCAAACAAACTTCTTCATAACTTTTTCCTCCTTGATTTCTGCTTTTTGTACATCGAGTGATTTTCTCACGGGGAGACTTTCTTTCAGCGCCTCGGGCGGCACGTAAGTCGTCGCGTTCTTCGGCGTCTTGCCCTTGACCACCTTGTGATAGTAGTCGTAGG harbors:
- a CDS encoding NADH peroxidase, coding for MKKFVCPVCGYVHEGDCPPEKCPVCGVAGSKFIEQAQGKVWASEHVIGVAKDVDEEIKEGLRANFVGECTEVGMYLAMARAAHREGYPEIGLYWEKAAFEEAEHAAKFAELLGEVVSPSTKENLTVRVEAENGATMGKTELAKKAKALGLDAIHDTVHEMARDEARHGKAFEGLLNRYFGK
- a CDS encoding helix-turn-helix domain-containing protein gives rise to the protein MAFGANLQYLRRTHGGMTQEKLAERMGVSRQTVSKWEADEAYPEVGKLIELCGIFSCKLDALLREDMAARHDAYSDVRLETVKAFRMARYVVISPNPENDVRACLDAWARASGLEAYQGGSGERIGWDFPFVSAEQKNRFGLRGYALACILPDGFEPACGGAEIARQDDAVYAVISIREPFKAAFERIPHAYKLLLDYLNCNGFKENTSGAPLPCFERVYQKDGVEFMDVYVHADGVGRANLFTSLG